A stretch of Paludisphaera borealis DNA encodes these proteins:
- a CDS encoding cation diffusion facilitator family transporter, producing the protein MKRELYREAVRATALGLAVNLGLGVAKLAGGIVGGSLALVSDAVNSLGDVFTSSAILLAFRVAQKPADAEHPYGHTRAEAIAGSNVAVLVIASALMVGWETIRSFPLEPLHQPPPVWALAIAGVNVVIKEALYQYKIRLARRLGSSALTANAWDHRSDAFSALAVLIGLSLVRIGGPKLLFMDGVSALVVVAVILVSAARLLVASGQELMDAQADQPFVDEIRAFAAGSPGVRQVDKLWVRKTGLEYLVDIHVQVPADLTVAEGHTISHQVKDRLLERYPILRDVLVHLEPFSAAHANSKAD; encoded by the coding sequence ATGAAGCGGGAGCTTTATCGCGAGGCCGTGCGGGCGACCGCCCTGGGCCTGGCGGTCAACCTCGGGCTGGGCGTGGCGAAGCTCGCGGGGGGGATCGTCGGCGGGTCGCTGGCGCTGGTGTCGGACGCGGTGAACTCGCTGGGGGACGTCTTCACGTCGTCGGCGATCCTGCTGGCGTTCCGGGTGGCTCAGAAGCCGGCCGACGCCGAGCACCCGTACGGCCACACCCGGGCCGAGGCGATCGCGGGGTCGAACGTCGCGGTGCTGGTGATCGCCTCGGCGTTGATGGTTGGCTGGGAGACGATCCGGTCGTTCCCGCTGGAGCCGTTGCACCAGCCGCCGCCGGTGTGGGCCCTGGCGATCGCCGGTGTCAACGTGGTGATCAAGGAAGCCCTGTATCAGTACAAGATCCGGCTGGCACGACGGCTCGGATCGAGCGCCTTGACCGCCAACGCCTGGGACCATCGGTCCGACGCCTTCAGCGCCCTGGCCGTGCTGATCGGTCTGTCGCTGGTCCGGATCGGCGGGCCGAAGCTCCTTTTCATGGACGGCGTTTCGGCCCTGGTGGTCGTGGCGGTGATCCTCGTCTCGGCGGCCCGGCTGCTGGTCGCGAGCGGCCAGGAGCTGATGGACGCCCAGGCCGATCAACCGTTCGTGGACGAGATCCGGGCGTTCGCCGCCGGGTCGCCGGGGGTCCGCCAGGTCGACAAGCTCTGGGTCCGCAAGACGGGCCTGGAGTACCTCGTCGACATCCATGTGCAGGTCCCCGCCGACCTGACCGTGGCCGAGGGCCACACGATCAGCCACCAGGTCAAGGACCGGCTGCTGGAGCGGTACCCGATCCTCCGCGACGTCCTG
- a CDS encoding DUF1559 domain-containing protein: MTQGSSRRRGFTLIELLVVIAIIAVLIALLLPAVQSAREAARRAQCVNNLKQIGLALHNYHQGVGSFPMGATLAPVKAVGDAISINNDAAGGGWSSWSAQALMLPYMEQAPVYNSINFSWACEQGGMGGQMNSTGYNTKINSMLCPSDGNAGKSNINSYEGSMGTTTIIYGEQSTGLFTYHVSYTIADVTDGTSNTIAFAEALVGDDGLSAKRGNSTGNAGGGGGQAGNRLDASGMLTQIQADIAQCTAWFIAPGGKTGGRGNHWGWGILGSTMFNTVIPPNGGGQIQWGACRMDCCVNAMHDHYTNATSSHPGGVNVALADGSVRFVKDSIAYPTWWALGTKANGEVLSSDGY; this comes from the coding sequence ATGACGCAAGGCTCTTCGCGTCGACGGGGCTTCACCCTCATCGAGCTGCTCGTGGTCATCGCCATCATCGCCGTGCTGATCGCACTGCTTCTCCCCGCCGTCCAGTCCGCCCGCGAGGCCGCCCGTCGCGCCCAGTGCGTCAACAACCTGAAGCAGATCGGGTTGGCGCTTCACAACTACCATCAGGGCGTCGGCAGCTTCCCGATGGGAGCGACGCTGGCCCCCGTCAAGGCGGTCGGCGACGCGATCAGCATCAATAACGACGCCGCCGGCGGCGGTTGGTCGTCCTGGAGCGCCCAGGCGCTCATGCTTCCGTACATGGAGCAGGCGCCGGTCTACAATTCCATCAACTTCAGTTGGGCCTGCGAGCAAGGCGGAATGGGCGGGCAGATGAATTCGACGGGCTACAACACCAAGATCAACAGCATGCTCTGCCCCTCCGACGGCAACGCCGGAAAGTCGAACATCAACAGCTACGAAGGAAGCATGGGGACGACCACGATCATCTACGGGGAACAGAGCACCGGGCTGTTCACGTATCACGTGTCCTACACCATCGCGGACGTCACCGACGGCACGTCGAACACGATCGCGTTCGCCGAGGCGCTCGTCGGCGACGATGGCCTCTCCGCGAAGCGGGGCAATTCGACCGGCAACGCCGGCGGCGGCGGCGGGCAGGCCGGCAACAGGCTGGACGCCTCGGGAATGCTCACGCAGATCCAGGCTGACATCGCTCAGTGCACGGCCTGGTTCATCGCCCCTGGCGGAAAGACCGGCGGCCGTGGCAATCACTGGGGCTGGGGCATCCTCGGCTCCACCATGTTCAACACGGTGATCCCCCCCAACGGCGGCGGCCAGATCCAGTGGGGCGCCTGCCGGATGGATTGCTGCGTCAACGCGATGCACGACCACTACACGAACGCCACCAGCAGCCATCCCGGCGGCGTCAACGTCGCCCTGGCCGACGGCAGCGTTCGGTTCGTCAAGGACTCGATCGCCTACCCGACCTGGTGGGCCCTCGGCACCAAGGCGAACGGCGAAGTCCTCTCGTCCGACGGCTACTGA
- a CDS encoding DUF6157 family protein has product MKPITNTFVVIAPDSPASAGTAPTTKEGASPTIAVIQHELLTAAPYTLTLEDLIFATHVRRSGLSANEAKARAGEIRDALFAKPHPCMRASPLPKKHGWGVHHDAEGRIAIYGVETAAYQRFADGSIEGISVVAAMRTKRVG; this is encoded by the coding sequence ATGAAGCCGATCACCAACACCTTCGTCGTGATCGCGCCGGACTCTCCGGCCTCGGCCGGGACTGCGCCGACGACGAAGGAGGGGGCGAGTCCGACGATCGCCGTCATCCAACATGAGTTGTTGACGGCCGCCCCTTACACGCTGACGCTCGAAGATCTGATCTTCGCGACGCACGTCCGCCGCTCGGGCCTGTCGGCGAACGAGGCTAAGGCGCGGGCCGGCGAGATTCGCGACGCGTTGTTCGCCAAGCCTCACCCGTGCATGCGGGCCTCGCCGCTTCCCAAGAAGCACGGCTGGGGCGTCCACCACGACGCCGAAGGACGGATCGCGATCTACGGCGTCGAAACGGCCGCCTATCAGCGGTTCGCCGACGGATCGATCGAGGGAATCTCCGTCGTCGCGGCGATGCGGACCAAGAGGGTCGGTTGA
- a CDS encoding GNAT family N-acetyltransferase, with translation MTIIRPERPEDFEAIDTVHTAGFPTIAEARLVRVLREAGRLTASLVAEVEGQVVGHVAFSPVSTATEAIGAGLAPVAVLPSHQRPGIAAQLIEAGLSASRSAGVGWAVVLGEPAYYARFGFRPARGFGLSDAYGGGDAFQALELIPGSLPEGAGLARYAPEFASLEV, from the coding sequence ATGACGATCATCCGACCCGAGCGGCCCGAGGATTTCGAGGCGATCGACACCGTCCATACCGCCGGTTTTCCGACGATCGCCGAGGCGCGACTGGTGAGGGTTCTGCGCGAGGCGGGGCGGCTCACGGCGTCGCTGGTCGCCGAGGTCGAGGGCCAGGTCGTCGGGCACGTCGCCTTCAGCCCGGTCTCGACCGCAACCGAGGCGATCGGCGCGGGCCTGGCACCGGTCGCGGTCCTGCCGAGCCACCAGCGCCCGGGAATCGCCGCCCAGCTCATCGAGGCGGGCCTGTCCGCGAGCCGGTCGGCCGGGGTCGGCTGGGCCGTCGTCCTGGGCGAGCCCGCGTATTACGCCCGCTTCGGCTTCCGCCCGGCCCGCGGTTTCGGTCTGTCCGACGCGTACGGCGGCGGCGACGCGTTCCAGGCCCTTGAGCTGATCCCAGGCTCGCTCCCCGAGGGTGCCGGCCTGGCGCGCTACGCCCCGGAATTCGCATCGCTGGAGGTCTGA
- a CDS encoding DUF3179 domain-containing (seleno)protein, whose protein sequence is MRSFKLSPGFARLWGPLVGLALVAALVVPAIYWAERSSLDAWSRKTERFSPKEPVRHIFQFEGLGTPATISTAEATLADDEPVIGIGAAGKFRAYHERSMSGKTRHVLNDVLGGKAVTVTYCDIADCARAYGGVEQSSPLNVALAGLDAGGMLLSVGNVVYYQKTAEIADPVRDKAAPPFPYASFPLTRTTWGEWKSRHPETDVFVHDAPKTPDR, encoded by the coding sequence ATGCGCTCCTTCAAGCTCTCGCCGGGATTCGCAAGACTTTGGGGGCCTCTCGTCGGGCTCGCCCTGGTCGCGGCCCTGGTCGTCCCCGCGATCTACTGGGCCGAGCGGTCGAGCCTCGACGCCTGGTCGCGCAAGACCGAGCGGTTCAGCCCGAAGGAGCCCGTTCGGCACATTTTCCAGTTCGAGGGGTTGGGGACGCCTGCGACGATCTCGACCGCCGAGGCGACCCTTGCCGACGACGAGCCGGTTATCGGCATCGGGGCCGCGGGCAAGTTTCGCGCTTACCATGAGCGCTCCATGAGCGGCAAGACGCGCCACGTCCTCAATGACGTACTCGGCGGCAAGGCCGTCACGGTCACCTACTGCGACATCGCCGATTGCGCCCGCGCGTACGGCGGCGTCGAGCAATCAAGCCCGCTCAACGTCGCCCTGGCGGGCCTCGACGCCGGCGGGATGCTTCTGAGCGTCGGCAACGTCGTCTACTACCAGAAAACGGCCGAGATCGCCGACCCGGTCCGCGACAAGGCCGCCCCGCCCTTCCCCTACGCCTCGTTCCCGCTGACCCGAACAACCTGGGGCGAGTGGAAGTCGCGTCATCCCGAGACCGACGTATTCGTCCACGACGCTCCGAAGACGCCCGACCGCTGA